In Oryza sativa Japonica Group chromosome 2, ASM3414082v1, the following are encoded in one genomic region:
- the LOC4330886 gene encoding thioredoxin-like 3-1, chloroplastic: MALIAPSPRVLRAREAPAAGALQPPAAACSTVAGGGGAAGRPLGMWSGGGGGGGGKGRRRERGDGMLRAEAYFWDVSKPVEMEEIDSMEKLDDALRWSVENKQPIIIDWMASWCRKCIYLKPRLEKIAGEFPGVRFYFVDVNKVPQTVVKRGNITKMPTIQLWKDGEWAAEVIGGHKAWLVMDEVREMIQKHK; encoded by the exons ATGGCGCTCATAGCgccgagcccccgggtgctgcGCGCGCGCGAGGCGCCCGCCGCAGGCGCCCTGCAGCCACCCGCGGCTGCATGCTCGACCGtcgctggcggtggcggggcggcggggaggccgctcgggatgtggagcggtggcgggggcgggggcggggggaaggggaggaggagggagagaggggatggGATGTTGAGGGCGGAGGCCTACTTCTGGGACGTGTCGAAGCcggtggagatggaggagatCGACTCCATGGAGAAGCTCGACGACGCGCTCCGGTGGTCCGTCGAGAACAAGCAGCCCATCATCATCGACTG GATGGCTAGTTGGTGTCGGAAATGCATATATCTGAAGCCCAGACTGGAGAAGATAGCAGGAGAATTTCCAGG AGTCAGGTTCTACTTTGTCGATGTCAACAAAGTTCCACAGACTGTGGTGAAAAGAGGGAATATAACT AAAATGCCCACTATCCAG TTATGGAAGGATGGAGAATGGGCAGCGGAAGTGATAGGAGGCCATAAAGCATGGCTTGTGATGGATGAGGTTAGGGAAATGATCCAGAAGCACAAGTGA
- the LOC4330887 gene encoding uncharacterized LOC4330887, which yields MDGEATSLMISPEIRDAVTKVAVFVLVQALVYLILRSSSSVFSKDGKLRSSMSFRSMRSMSVRRFLAPLSDVPVGTDEPWPSPSSSPSPTLSRRWASRRED from the coding sequence ATGGACGGCGAGGCGACGAGCTTGATGATCTCGCCGGAGATCCGCGACGCGGTGACGAAGGTTGCCGTGTTCGTGCTGGTGCAGGCGCTGGTCTACCTCATCCTCCGCAGCTCGTCGAGCGTCTTCTCCAAGGACGGCAAGCTGAGGTCGTCCATGAGCTTCCGGTCGATGCGGTCCATGAGCGTCAGGCGCTTCCTCGCGCCGCTCTCCGACGTCCCCGTCGGCACCGACGAGCcctggccgtcgccgtcgtcctcgccgtcgccgaccttgTCGCGCCGCTGGGCTAGCCGCCGCGAGGATTAA
- the LOC4330888 gene encoding heat shock 70 kDa protein, mitochondrial: MAASLLLRAARRRDLASPLGTLTANAQSAYSANICSQWGSFARAFSVKPTGNEVIGIDLGTTNSCVSVMEGKNPKVIENSEGTRTTPSVVAFNQKGERLVGTPAKRQAVTNPQNTFFGTKRLIGRRFEDPQTQKEMKMVPYKIVKAPNGDAWVETTDGKQYSPSQIGAFVLTKMKETAESYLGKTVSKAVITVPAYFNDAQRQATKDAGRIAGLDVQRIINEPTAAALSYGTNNKEGLIAVFDLGGGTFDVSILEISNGVFEVKATNGDTFLGGEDFDNTLLEFLVSEFKRSEAIDLAKDRLALQRLREAAEKAKIELSSTAQTEINLPFITADASGAKHLNITLTRSKFESLVNSLIERTREPCKNCLKDAGITTKEVDEVLLVGGMTRVPKVQEIVSEIFGKSPSKGVNPDEAVAMGAAIQGGILRGDVKELLLLDVTPLSLGIETLGGIFTRLINRNTTIPTKKSQVFSTAADNQTQVGIRVLQGEREMATDNKLLGEFDLVGIPPAPRGMPQIEVTFDIDANGIVTVSAKDKSTGKEQQITIRSSGGLSEAEIQKMVQEAELHSQKDQERKALIDIRNNADTTIYSVEKSLGEYRDKIPAEVATEIETAIADLRSVMTSDDIEKIKANIEAANKAVSKIGQHMSGGGGGAGGSETGGSQGGGEQAPEAEYEEVKK, translated from the exons atggcggcgtcgcTGCTTCTCCGAGCCGCCCGCCGGCGAGACCTCGCCTCGCCCCTCGGAACG TTGACCGCCAATGCTCAATCGGCATATTCTGCGAATATTTGTTCACAATGGGGTAGTTTTGCAAGAGCTTTCAG TGTAAAACCAACTGGAAACGAGGTTATTGGAATTGATTTGGGAACAACTAATTCTTGTGTTTCTGTTATGGAGGGAAAG AACCCCAAAGTGATAGAGAATTCAGAAGGCACCAGGACAACACCATCAGTTGTGGCCTTTAATCAGAAGGGAGAGCGACTTGTTGGAACTCCAGCCAAGCGTCAAGCAGTGACCAACCCACAAAACACTTTCTTTGGCACAAAACGTCTGATTGGGAGACGCTTTGAGGATCCACAAACACAGAAAGAGATGAAAATGGTACCATACAAAATTGTGAAGGCTCCAAATGGTGATGCTTGGGTGGAAACAACAGATGGCAAGCAGTACTCACCAAGTCAGATTGGCGCATTTGTTTTGACCAAGATGAAGGAGACTGCTGAATCTTACCTTGGTAAAACTGTTTCAAAGGCCGTGATTACAGTTCCAGCTTATTTTAATGATGCTCAGCGTCAGGCAACCAAGGATGCTGGTCGCATTGCTGGACTTGATGTCCAGAGGATCATCAATGAACCAACTGCTGCTGCTTTGTCTTATGGAACAAACAACAAGGAGGGTTTGATAGCTGTGTTTGACCTGGGAGGAGGTACCTTTGATGTCTCAATTCTTGAAATCTCCAATGGGGTGTTCGAG GTCAAAGCAACAAATGGTGACACTTTTCTGGGAGGAGAAGACTTTGATAACACTCTTTTGGAGTTCTTGGTGAGTGAATTCAAGAGGAGTGAAGCTATTGATCTGGCAAAGGACAGGCTGGCTCTGCAGAGGTTACGTGAAGCTGCTGAGAAGGCTAAAATTGAACTCTCATCGACTGCCCAGACCGAGATTAACCTTCCATTCATCACAGCTGATGCTTCTGGAGCTAAACATTTGAACATTACACTTACAAGATCAAAGTTTGAATCTTTGGTGAATAGCCTCATCGAGAGGACCAGAGAGCCATGCAAGAATTGCTTGAAGGATGCTGGTATAACTACCAAGGAGGTTGATGAGGTCCTTCTTGTTGGTGGAATGACAAGAGTTCCAAAAGTGCAGGAAATTGTTTCAGAGATTTTTGGCAAGTCCCCAAGCAAAGGGGTCAACCCAGATGAAGCTGTAGCCATGGGTGCAGCCATACAGGGTGGTATTCTCCGTGGAGATGTAAAGGAGCTGCTTCTCCTTGATGTGACCCCCCTTTCACTTGGTATCGAGACTCTTGGTGGTATCTTCACCAGACTGATTAACCGGAACACTACAATCCCCACGAAGAAAAGTCAG GTGTTCTCCACTGCTGCTGACAACCAGACACAAGTGGGCATTCGTGTCTTGCAAGGTGAGCGTGAGATGGCGACAGACAACAAGCTTCTTGGTGAGTTTGATCTTGTTGGCATTCCACCAGCGCCAAGAGGTATGCCACAGATCGAGGTCACATTTGACATCGATGCCAATGGAATTGTGACGGTCTCTGCAAAAGACAAGTCTACCGGGAAGGAGCAGCAAATCACCATCCGATCCTCCGGTGGCCTCTCAGAAGCTGAGATTCAGAAGATGGTCCAGGAGGCTGAGCTTCACTCTCAGAAGGATCAGGAGCGGAAAGCCCTCATTGACATCAGAAACAACGCTGACACTACCATTTACAGCGTTGAGAAAAGTCTGGGAGAGTACAGGGACAAGATTCCTGCAGAGGTTGCCACTGAGATTGAGACAGCAATCGCCGATCTCCGCTCTGTGATGACCTCAGATGACATCGAGAAGATCAAGGCCAATATCGAAGCGGCCAACAAGGCTGTTTCAAAGATTGGGCAGCAtatgtctggtggtggtggtggcgcaggCGGTTCAGAGACAGGAGGATCTCAGGGCGGAGGCGAGCAGGCTCCAGAGGCTGAGTACGAGGAGGTCAAGAAGTGA
- the LOC4330890 gene encoding DNA-3-methyladenine glycosylase, with product MKSLPSICTVHPHAHTPTPPPPPVAGGSRPSPMTTTTTSGAPTPPRFKRSPHRKKRQPRTRRVAAGETIAAGKPPHPACTAVSLQSPFGPALPRDFFEVDALDLAPRLLGKLLRRDEVVLRITEVEAYRPNDSACHGRFGITARTAPVFGSGGHAYVYLCYGLHMMLNVVADKEGVGAAVLIRSCAPVSGLATIQQRRGQQTDKPLLLTGPGKVGQALGLSTDWSNHPLYTPGGLEVLDGPEPENILVGPRVGIEYASPEHVAAPWRFAVAGTPWISAPKNTLRPR from the exons ATGAAATCCCTTCCTTCCATCTGCACCGTCCATCCCCACGCACACAcccccacgccaccgccgccgccggtcgccggaggGAGCCGGCCATCTCCgatgaccaccaccaccacctccggggCGCCCACGCCCCCACGCTTCAAGCGATCCCCCCACAGGAAGAAGCGGCAGCCCCGtacccgccgcgtcgccgccggagaGACCATCGCCGCGGGGAAACCACCGCACCCGGCGTGTACGGCGGTGTCGTTGCAGTCGCCGTTTGGGCCCGCATTGCCGCGCGATTTCTTCGAGGTGGACGCGCTTGACCTCGCCCCACGCCTCCTCGGCAAGCTGCTGCGCCGCGACGAAGTCGTCCTCCGCATCACCGAG GTGGAGGCTTACAGGCCAAATGACTCCGCGTGCCACGGCCGGTTCGGCATCACGGCGAGGACTGCTCCTGTG TTTGGATCAGGAGGGCATGCGTATGTTTACCTGTGCTATGGACTGCACATGATGCTCAATGTCGTCGCTGACAAGGAGGGAGTTGGAGCTGCTGTTCTGATTCGGTCATGTGCTCCCGTTAGTG GGCTGGCAACTATTCAGCAGCGTCGAGGCCAGCAGACTGATAAGCCACTTCTACTCACTGGACCAGGAAAG GTTGGTCAAGCTCTGGGGCTTTCCACTGACTGGTCCAACCATCCTCTGTACACACCTG GTGGGTTGGAGGTACTAGACGGGCCAGAACCGGAGAACATTTTGGTTGGCCCCCGTGTAGGCATCGAATACGCATCGCCGGAGCATGTTGCTGCACCATGGAGGTTCGCCGTCGCAGGGACGCCATGGATTAGTGCCCCCAAGAACACTCTCAGACCAAGGTGA